In Erigeron canadensis isolate Cc75 chromosome 6, C_canadensis_v1, whole genome shotgun sequence, the following are encoded in one genomic region:
- the LOC122604716 gene encoding F-box/kelch-repeat protein At3g06240-like, translating to MAELGFDMLLQILIRLNLEDLIQCKRVCKSWYSFVSDPCFVESHLNRSYANDLNTYGQRKRIIMPESGSCRIVGSANGLVCVSLNDYDRLLVTNPWTREVKLLPPPLYFTRSSTSCWGFGYDSSIDDYKVIVGCTRNEKDHTRFYVFSLKSNVWRLIDRVMYMLYLGSGKSGILCDGGLHWLMRSSYRENEKIVILSLDLSSEEFKEIPLPDHHHDSFSMEETYRLGCSIRGCLCIYNHKSAISESDDKSAGRRKYQYQFPISRTLCSSSNTTWVMRNCNAKQSWELYQLFDHEINPDAVHYLKTPPRGGVREGTVDHLRCLDTDWVYASAPIFVQSLVSPYIGGRQRLSSLANIGIGETTDRAIANSSLDDVSSGSFPFSHGILESKRKW from the coding sequence ATGGCGGAGCTTGGGTTTGATATGCTTCTGCAGATACTCATCAGACTGAATCTGGAAGATTTAATCCAATGCAAGCGGGTTTGTAAGTCTTGGTATTCTTTTGTTTCGGATCCTTGTTTCGTCGAATCTCATTTAAATCGTTCTTATGCTAATGATCTTAACACTTATGGGCAAAGAAAAAGGATCATCATGCCTGAAAGTGGTTCTTGTCGTATTGTTGGTTCTGCTAATGGCCTAGTATGCGTCTCTCTTAATGATTATGATCGACTTTTAGTAACCAATCCTTGGACTAGAGAGGTGAAATTACTCCCACCGCCTCTCTACTTTACTAGAAGTAGTACATCATGTTGGGGTTTTGGTTATGATTCGTCCATAGATGATTACAAGGTTATAGTTGGGTGCACGAGAAACGAAAAGGACCACACACGATTTTATGTGTTCTCGCTGAAATCGAATGTTTGGAGGCTTATCGATCGAGTTATGTATATGCTATACCTTGGTAGTGGTAAATCCGGAATCTTGTGTGATGGGGGGCTTCACTGGCTTATGAGGAGTAGTTATCGTGAAAACGAAAAAATAGTAATTCTTTCGTTAGATTTATCTAGCGAGGAATTCAAAGAAATCCctctaccagatcatcatcatgACTCGTTTTCTATGGAGGAAACGTATAGACTTGGGTGTAGTATCCGGGGATGTCTATGCATCTATAATCACAAATCTGCTATAAGTGAAAGTGATGATAAATCTGCAGGGAGACGGAAATATCAGTACCAATTTCCCATTTCACGGACCTTATGCAGCTCCTCTAACACTACATGGGTAATGAGAAACTGCAATGCAAAACAGTCATGGGAATTGTATCAACTTTTTGATCATGAGATAAACCCTGATGCTGTACACTACTTGAAAACACCGCCACGGGGTGGCGTTCGAGAAGGTACTGTTGATCACCTTAGATGTTTAGACACTGATTGGGTGTATGCTAGTGCTCCTATATTTGTCCAGAGCCTTGTGTCTCCCTATATTGGTGGCCGGCAGAGACTATCTTCCCTTGCTAATATTGGGATAGGTGAGACAACTGATCGTGCTATTGCAAATTCTAGTTTGGATGATGTTTCTTCAGGCTCCTTTCCATTTTCACATGGTATACTGGAGAGTAAGCGAAAGtggtag